A genomic stretch from Setaria viridis chromosome 1, Setaria_viridis_v4.0, whole genome shotgun sequence includes:
- the LOC117842015 gene encoding uncharacterized protein codes for MASGSNPDSMDTDPPGGLSIAVERNPPESRLLQLGVKSWPKWGCPTGKFPVKFDARQTCYLLKGKVRAHIKGSSECVEFGAGDLVVFPKGLSCTWDVVAAVDKYYKFDSS; via the exons ATGGCCTCGGGGTCGAACCCGGACAGCATGGACACCGACCCTCCCGGCGGCCTCTCCATCGCCGTCGAGCGCAACCCGCCGGAGTCCCGCCTGCTCCAGCTCGGCGTCAAGTCCTGGCCCAA GTGGGGTTGCCCGACGGGGAAGTTCCCGGTGAAGTTCGACGCGCGGCAGACGTGCTACCTGCTCAAGGGCAAGGTGCGGGCGCACATCAAGGGGTCGTCGGAGTGCGTGGAGTtcggcgccggcgacctcgtcgtcttccccaaGGGGCTCAGCTGCACCTGggacgtcgtcgccgccgtcgacaAGTACTACAAGTTCGACTCGTCCTGA